The Fusobacterium polymorphum genome segment TTTTTACATTGCTTCCTTCAACTGCTTTAACTGCATCTGAAAGACAAGTAAAAGGTGCTCCAATAACTATATCTACATTTTTAATATCTTTTGTTAAATCTTTTAATTGTGTTAATGTTTCAACAGCCTCTTTATTATTTTTATACATTTTCCAGTTTCCAGCAATAACCAATCTTCTCAATTAAACTCCTCCTTAAAAAATTAAAATACTATCTTTTTTTGTTCTACTTCTTCCAATATACTTTTATAATAATAATCTATATTAGTTTTAAAATTTTCTAATATATCTGTTATACAATAATCTAATGTACTTACATAAGCTACATAATCTTTCTTTTCTTTAAGTTCATCTAATGTAATTAATTCTTCTCTAAAAGTTTCCATTGTTTCTTGTAAACTTCTAAAAGCAAAAGCATAATTTTCAACTAAAAAAAACAATAAATCTGAAAACCAATTTAAAAAACTATCTGTTTCTTCTATCTCAATTGGAGAAATTTTTTCATTATCCTCTATTAGTTGTTGGAAATCTTCCTTTACTTCAAAATATGTATCTATATATTCTTTTGAAATAGTTAGTGAGTCTAATATCAAATCTGTATAAGACTTTGTTTCTACTTCCATTATATTTGGTCTATCCATATCTATATCCAAAATTATACTATCTTGTATGTTGCTACCATTGATATAAATATTCTGTATTACTTTTTCATGTTTTTCTAATTTTTTGCTTATAGCTTTTAAGATCTTTTCCAAATCATTGCTACGCCTGCCAAAATTAGTTTTCTGGTTATCTATATATACTTCCATACTCTCTCCTTAATTACTCCATAATGAAATGTCTTGCTATTGCTATTGAAAAGACTTTTATATTAATATTTTCATTATCTTTTCTAAGCTCTTCACTTATAGAATTAATTGTTGCTCCACTTGTCACAATATCATCCACTATTAAGACATTTTTATCTTCTAAATTTAAACTATTTTTAAAGGCTTTTTCTACATTTTTTTCTCTTTTTTCATTATCTTTCAAAGCATACATATGTTTTGTATTCTTTATTCTCTCAATCTTTTTATACTTTATACCTAAACATTCTAAGAGATTTTCCATTTGATTAAAACCTCTTTCTAATTTCCTTTCCTCACTTATAGGAACTGGTATTATAATATCAATTTTTTCTCTTTCTATCAACTGAAAAATAGGTTTCTTAATTAAAAAAGCTATATCTCTTGCTAAATCTTTTCTATTTCTTAACTTATAATCAGAAATAATCTGTCTAATTGCTTCTTCATAGATATAAACATAGTAAAAATTTTCTTTATTCTTTAAAAAGGCTTCTTTTTTTAATTTTTCTAAACATTTAGAACAAATATATCCTTCTCTATCAAGCCTCTTATGACAGTATGAACAAGTATTATCAAAAAGTAAAAATCTTAAACTTTTCCTAATAGCTTCCTTCAACTTCAGCATCAGTCTTACATTTCTCCTTTGCAGTTTCATCATCTACAATTTTTGCTGAATAAAATTCTGTATATCCACAATTTAAACAAGTTTTCGCATAATAAGTATTAAGCTCTATTTTTATAAAATTTTTCTTTTTCTCTGGCAAGATAATGCTCTTTTCCTCATAGTTTCTACATCTACATTTAGGACAACTAAAAGCCAATTTCATCACCCCACACAATATCCTTTATCCAATCTAACTCATCACCCAAATAACTCATACAATCGAACCTTATTTTATAGTCCTGATACTTTTTAGACTGTATATAGTAATTAGCTAGTTTTAAAATTTTCATAATTTTTCTTCTATCTACTGCCTCATAACCATAACCAAATTTATTTGTTTTTCTATATTTTACTTCAATGAATACTATTTCTTTGTTCTTTTCTGCAATTATATCAATTTCACCAAATCTATTTTGATAATTTCTTTCAAGTATTTTATAAGCTTCTCTTACTAAAGTTTCAACACTTTTATCTTCATACTTATTTCCTATTTCTCTTGTATTCAAAATAATCACAAAACCTTTTTTATCTAAGTATTGTTAATTGTTCTTCTTTTGGTTTATCCAATATTTTTCTTAAAAAGACCTTTCTATGTACTCCTTCAATAGCTCCTTTATCTTTTATTACCTCTATATGAGCTTTTGTTCCATAGCCCTTATGTTTCTCAAAGCAATAATCAGGATAGATGGACGCTAAATCTTTCATAAATCTGTCTCTTGTAACCTTAGCTATTATAGAAGCTGCTGCAATACTAAGACTTTTAGCATCTCCCTTAACTATTGGAAACTGCTTTCCTACATACTCTTTTATCTTTAAATTTCCATCAACTAAAACAGTATATTCCTTCTCATTTTTTATATTTTTTAAATCATTTAATGCCCTTCTCATTGCTAAAAAATCAGCATTTAAAATATTTAATTTATCTATTTCTTCAACTGTTGAAATTCCAACTGCCACATCAAAATTTTTCATTATTATATCATATAATTTTTCTCTTTTTTTCTCAGTCAATTTTTTAGAATCATTTATTTCATTTAATTCTTCTGTATATTCTTTTAATATTACAGCTGCTGCAACAACAGGACCTGCAAGAGGACCTCTACCTGCCTCATCTACACCTATAACATTTTTATACTCTAAATCATAAAGATATAATGGATTATCCATAATTTCCTCCATAACTAACTTAAAAATTGTTCGTTACTAGCCAGATTTCTTAACAGATAAAAATTAAGAATTCACTGCAAATTTGACAAACTTGCTGACAAGTCAGCTTCAAACAAGTCAAGATTTGCTCGGTTCATTCTATTTAATTTTTATCTTAAAATCTAGAATGTAACTCACTTATTTTTAATGTCCCATTTATTTATTAAGGTATTTTTCTATGTTGAATTTTAATTTCTTTGCAACTTCTATAAAATCATCAAATAACTTTCCTTTGAAGACATATTCTTTATTGTCTAAAGGATTTAAAAATTCCAGTTTATAAGCATGTAACATTTGTCTTTTTATATTTTTATCTTCTGTTCCATAGACAGAATCTCCT includes the following:
- a CDS encoding ComF family protein, whose protein sequence is MLKLKEAIRKSLRFLLFDNTCSYCHKRLDREGYICSKCLEKLKKEAFLKNKENFYYVYIYEEAIRQIISDYKLRNRKDLARDIAFLIKKPIFQLIEREKIDIIIPVPISEERKLERGFNQMENLLECLGIKYKKIERIKNTKHMYALKDNEKREKNVEKAFKNSLNLEDKNVLIVDDIVTSGATINSISEELRKDNENINIKVFSIAIARHFIME
- a CDS encoding zinc ribbon domain-containing protein; the encoded protein is MKLAFSCPKCRCRNYEEKSIILPEKKKNFIKIELNTYYAKTCLNCGYTEFYSAKIVDDETAKEKCKTDAEVEGSY
- a CDS encoding YraN family protein — protein: MNTREIGNKYEDKSVETLVREAYKILERNYQNRFGEIDIIAEKNKEIVFIEVKYRKTNKFGYGYEAVDRRKIMKILKLANYYIQSKKYQDYKIRFDCMSYLGDELDWIKDIVWGDEIGF
- a CDS encoding ribonuclease HII yields the protein MDNPLYLYDLEYKNVIGVDEAGRGPLAGPVVAAAVILKEYTEELNEINDSKKLTEKKREKLYDIIMKNFDVAVGISTVEEIDKLNILNADFLAMRRALNDLKNIKNEKEYTVLVDGNLKIKEYVGKQFPIVKGDAKSLSIAAASIIAKVTRDRFMKDLASIYPDYCFEKHKGYGTKAHIEVIKDKGAIEGVHRKVFLRKILDKPKEEQLTILR